One window of Staphylococcus chromogenes genomic DNA carries:
- a CDS encoding PolC-type DNA polymerase III produces the protein MALQNHEKFKILLQQLNLTTHLDETIVEEGELTRVDVSEKKRSWTFHIVLPYFLKYEDYLIFMNAMAEAFKDIATVDAQFQIKDTSGQDERLLKYFSSCIDKTKLSPKVKGQLKQKKIMMSGSVVKVLVQNDVERNHFDKACNGSLLKALKNCGFDISKVIFETDEQGHDDDLASLEAHIQQEDEQSAREATSKIEKIKEARQKQEESGTTVDKCKIGKPIQVENVRPIESIIEEEFKVAIEGVIFDINIKELKSGRHIVELKVTDYTDSLVLKMFTRKNKDDLDHFKALSEGKWIRAQGRIEEDMFIRDLVMMMSDIEEIKRSPKQDKAEEKRVEFHLHTSMSQMDGVSHIGEYVAQAAKWGHEAIAVTDHNGVQAFPDAHAAAEKNGIKMIYGMEGMLVDDGVPIAYKPKDVALKDATYVVFDVETTGLSNQYDKIIELAAVKVQNGEIIDKFERFSNPHEKLTETIKNLTHINDDMLKDAPEIKEVLTEFKEWVGDAIFVAHNASFDMGFIDTGYERLGFGPSENGVIDTLELSRTINTSYGKHGLNFLAKKYGVELTQHHRAIYDTEATAYIFIKMLGQLKEKNVHFHKDINQFLSNEDAYKRARPQHVTLIVQNQTGLKNLFKIVSASLVKYYYRTPRIPRSLLDEHREGLLVGTACDEGEVFTAVMQRDQSEVERIAKYYDYIEVQPPALYQDLLDRELIRDHDTLEEIYERILKVGETNQIPVIATGNVHYLHEHDGIARQILIASQPGNPLNRSTLPEAHFRTTDEMLDAFHFLGEDRAKTIVVENTRALAERIEKVVPIKDKLFTPNMDGANEEIRELSYNNAKALYGEDLPQIVIDRLEKELESIIGNGFAVIYLISQRLVKKSLDDGYLVGSRGSVGSSFVATMTEITEVNPLPPHYICPKCKKSEFFDDGSVGSGFDLPDKTCECGTEMIKEGQDIPFETFLGFKGDKVPDIDLNFSGEYQPHAHNYTKVLFGEDKVFRAGTIGTVAEKTAFGFVKGYLNDQGIHKRGAEVDRLVKGCTGVKRTTGQHPGGIIVVPDYMDIYDFTPIQYPADDQSASWMTTHFDFHSIHDNVLKLDILGHDDPTMIRMLQDLSGIDPKTIPVDDKETMGIFSSPETLGVTEEQILAKTGTYGVPEFGTGFVRQMLEDTKPTTFSELVQISGLSHGTDVWLGNAQELVRSGTCTLSSCIGCRDDIMVYLMYAGLEPSLAFKIMESVRKGKGLSEEWEQVMTDNGVPDWYLDSCKKIKYMFPKAHAAAYVLMAVRIAYFKVHYPLYYYASYFTIRASDFDLLTMVKDKDSIRNTVKDMYAKYMDLGKKEKDVLTVLEIANEMAQRGFRMQPVSLEKSKAYEFIIEGDTLIPPFVAVPGLGENVAKRIVEAREEGPFLSKEDLNKKAGVSQKVIEYLDDLGSLPNMPDKAQLSIFDM, from the coding sequence GTGGCATTACAGAATCATGAAAAATTTAAGATTCTACTTCAACAATTGAATTTAACGACACATTTAGATGAAACCATTGTCGAAGAAGGTGAATTAACACGGGTCGATGTTTCTGAAAAAAAACGTTCATGGACCTTCCATATTGTATTACCTTATTTTTTGAAATATGAAGACTATTTAATTTTTATGAATGCAATGGCTGAAGCTTTTAAGGATATCGCAACAGTGGACGCCCAATTTCAAATTAAAGATACCTCAGGCCAAGATGAACGACTTTTAAAATATTTTTCTAGCTGTATCGATAAAACAAAGCTTTCACCAAAAGTTAAAGGACAACTGAAACAGAAGAAAATTATGATGTCAGGCTCTGTCGTAAAAGTGCTCGTTCAAAACGATGTTGAACGTAACCATTTTGATAAAGCGTGCAACGGCAGTTTATTGAAGGCATTAAAAAATTGCGGCTTTGATATTTCCAAAGTCATTTTTGAAACGGATGAACAAGGCCATGATGATGACTTAGCCTCCTTAGAAGCACATATTCAACAAGAAGATGAACAAAGTGCTCGAGAAGCCACTTCTAAAATCGAAAAAATAAAAGAAGCCCGTCAAAAACAAGAAGAATCAGGAACGACAGTCGATAAATGTAAAATTGGTAAACCAATTCAAGTTGAAAACGTACGTCCAATTGAATCTATTATCGAAGAGGAATTCAAGGTTGCGATCGAAGGTGTCATTTTTGATATCAATATTAAAGAATTGAAAAGTGGACGGCATATTGTTGAGTTAAAAGTGACAGACTATACAGATTCACTTGTACTAAAGATGTTCACTCGTAAAAACAAAGATGATTTAGATCATTTTAAAGCTTTATCTGAAGGCAAATGGATACGTGCACAAGGGCGAATCGAGGAGGATATGTTCATTCGTGATCTTGTTATGATGATGTCAGACATTGAAGAAATTAAGCGGAGTCCAAAACAAGATAAAGCTGAAGAAAAACGTGTAGAGTTTCATTTGCATACTTCAATGAGTCAAATGGATGGAGTCTCTCATATTGGGGAATATGTTGCACAAGCTGCAAAATGGGGGCATGAAGCTATTGCAGTCACAGATCATAACGGAGTACAAGCCTTTCCAGATGCCCATGCTGCAGCAGAAAAAAATGGCATTAAAATGATTTATGGGATGGAAGGTATGCTCGTCGATGATGGGGTGCCCATTGCTTATAAACCGAAAGATGTCGCTTTAAAAGATGCGACGTATGTTGTCTTTGACGTGGAAACAACGGGTTTATCCAACCAATATGATAAAATTATCGAACTGGCTGCGGTTAAAGTTCAAAATGGTGAAATTATTGATAAATTTGAGCGCTTTAGTAATCCGCATGAAAAGTTAACAGAAACAATTAAAAATTTAACGCATATCAATGACGATATGTTAAAAGATGCACCAGAAATAAAAGAAGTTTTAACTGAGTTTAAAGAATGGGTGGGCGATGCGATATTTGTTGCCCATAACGCTTCCTTTGATATGGGCTTTATCGATACTGGATATGAACGCTTAGGATTTGGCCCTTCGGAAAATGGAGTCATTGATACGCTAGAACTTTCAAGAACGATTAATACGAGCTACGGTAAGCATGGGTTGAACTTTCTAGCTAAAAAATATGGTGTGGAACTTACGCAACACCATAGAGCGATATATGATACAGAAGCGACAGCATATATTTTCATCAAAATGCTCGGACAACTGAAAGAAAAAAATGTCCATTTCCATAAAGATATCAATCAATTTTTATCGAACGAAGATGCATATAAACGTGCACGACCACAACACGTTACCTTAATTGTGCAAAATCAAACAGGACTCAAAAACTTATTTAAAATTGTAAGTGCGTCGCTCGTTAAATATTATTACCGGACGCCGCGTATACCACGGTCATTACTAGATGAGCATCGTGAAGGTTTGTTAGTCGGTACAGCGTGTGATGAAGGTGAAGTATTTACTGCTGTGATGCAACGTGATCAATCGGAAGTTGAACGTATCGCGAAATATTATGATTATATTGAGGTCCAACCTCCAGCACTCTATCAAGATTTACTCGATCGTGAGTTAATTCGTGATCACGACACGTTAGAAGAAATATATGAGCGGATTTTAAAAGTTGGAGAAACGAATCAAATTCCAGTTATTGCAACTGGAAATGTGCATTATTTACATGAGCACGATGGGATTGCACGTCAAATTTTAATCGCTTCACAACCAGGGAATCCATTAAATCGTTCGACTTTACCTGAAGCGCATTTTAGAACAACGGATGAAATGTTAGATGCGTTTCACTTCCTCGGGGAAGACCGGGCAAAAACAATTGTCGTAGAGAACACGCGTGCTTTAGCTGAGCGTATTGAAAAGGTTGTGCCTATTAAAGATAAACTATTTACGCCGAATATGGACGGGGCTAATGAAGAAATACGTGAACTCAGTTACAATAATGCTAAAGCTTTATACGGTGAAGATTTACCCCAAATTGTTATTGATCGTCTCGAAAAAGAATTAGAAAGTATTATTGGTAATGGATTTGCGGTTATTTATTTAATCTCTCAACGGCTCGTTAAAAAGTCACTAGACGATGGTTATCTTGTAGGGTCCCGGGGTTCAGTAGGATCAAGTTTTGTTGCAACAATGACTGAAATTACTGAAGTGAACCCTTTACCACCGCACTATATATGTCCGAAATGTAAAAAAAGTGAGTTTTTTGATGACGGTTCCGTCGGTTCAGGCTTTGATTTACCAGATAAAACGTGTGAATGCGGTACAGAGATGATTAAAGAAGGACAAGACATCCCATTTGAAACCTTCCTTGGATTTAAAGGAGACAAAGTACCAGATATTGACTTGAACTTTAGTGGGGAATATCAACCACACGCGCATAACTATACCAAAGTTCTATTTGGAGAAGATAAAGTATTCCGTGCCGGAACTATTGGTACCGTCGCTGAAAAGACAGCATTCGGATTTGTGAAAGGCTATTTAAATGATCAAGGCATTCATAAACGGGGTGCTGAAGTAGACCGTTTAGTCAAAGGCTGTACAGGTGTCAAACGGACGACAGGCCAACATCCAGGTGGGATTATCGTTGTACCGGATTATATGGATATTTATGATTTTACACCGATACAATATCCTGCTGATGACCAGAGTGCTTCGTGGATGACGACGCATTTTGATTTCCATTCCATACACGATAATGTTTTGAAACTTGATATTCTTGGACACGATGATCCAACGATGATTCGTATGTTACAAGATCTGTCTGGTATCGATCCTAAAACCATTCCTGTAGATGATAAAGAAACGATGGGCATCTTCAGTTCCCCTGAAACATTAGGTGTTACAGAAGAACAAATTCTAGCTAAAACAGGAACTTATGGCGTGCCAGAATTTGGGACTGGATTCGTACGTCAAATGTTAGAAGACACGAAGCCAACCACATTCTCAGAACTTGTTCAAATTTCAGGTTTATCCCATGGAACGGATGTGTGGTTAGGCAATGCGCAAGAATTAGTCCGAAGTGGGACATGTACGCTTTCAAGTTGTATCGGATGTCGTGACGATATTATGGTTTATCTCATGTATGCTGGCTTAGAACCTTCACTTGCTTTTAAAATTATGGAATCTGTCCGTAAAGGGAAAGGATTAAGCGAAGAATGGGAACAAGTCATGACCGATAACGGCGTACCTGACTGGTATTTGGACTCATGTAAAAAAATCAAATACATGTTCCCGAAAGCCCACGCCGCAGCCTATGTATTAATGGCGGTACGTATTGCTTATTTCAAAGTCCATTATCCGCTATATTATTATGCAAGTTATTTTACGATTCGTGCGTCTGATTTTGATTTACTAACAATGGTTAAAGATAAAGATAGTATACGTAACACTGTTAAAGACATGTATGCGAAATATATGGACCTTGGTAAAAAAGAAAAAGATGTTTTGACCGTTCTTGAAATTGCGAATGAAATGGCACAACGTGGTTTTCGAATGCAACCAGTATCACTTGAAAAAAGTAAAGCATACGAATTTATTATCGAAGGAGATACTTTAATACCTCCATTCGTGGCAGTCCCTGGTCTAGGTGAAAACGTTGCAAAACGGATTGTCGAGGCGCGTGAAGAAGGACCGTTCTTATCAAAAGAAGATTTAAATAAAAAGGCTGGAGTTTCACAAAAAGTTATCGAATATTTAGATGATCTCGGTTCTTTACCGAATATGCCTGACAAAGCGCAACTTTCAATTTTTGATATGTAA
- the rimP gene encoding ribosome maturation factor RimP: protein MSKVTEQVETLIQPVLEALNYDLVDIEFAKEGRDHYLRISIDKPGGVDLNDCTIASEKISEVMDEHDPISEAYYLDVASPGAERPIKKEKDFHNAIEQPIFVSLYAPVEGEKEWLGILKTVTDTEITMEVKIKAKTSQVNIPREKIAKARHAVML, encoded by the coding sequence ATGAGTAAAGTTACAGAGCAAGTTGAAACACTAATCCAACCTGTCCTTGAAGCATTAAATTATGACTTAGTTGATATTGAATTTGCAAAAGAAGGTCGTGACCATTATTTGCGCATTTCAATTGATAAGCCAGGCGGTGTCGATTTAAATGACTGCACAATTGCATCAGAAAAAATTAGCGAAGTAATGGATGAACATGATCCAATTTCAGAAGCCTATTACCTTGATGTTGCTTCTCCTGGTGCAGAACGACCAATAAAAAAAGAAAAAGACTTTCATAATGCGATAGAACAACCTATCTTTGTTTCGTTGTATGCGCCTGTTGAAGGTGAAAAAGAATGGTTAGGCATTTTAAAGACAGTGACGGATACAGAAATTACTATGGAAGTTAAAATCAAAGCAAAAACAAGTCAAGTCAACATTCCGCGTGAGAAAATCGCAAAAGCAAGACATGCGGTCATGCTATAA
- a CDS encoding proline--tRNA ligase: MKQSKVFIPTLREVPAEAEAVSHQLLLKAGLIKQNAAGIYSYLPLATRVLQNISEIIREEMERIDAVEVVMPVLQQSELWKESGRWEAYGPELMRLHDRNEREFALGPTHEEVITSLVRDELRSYKQLPLTLFQIQTKFRDEKRPRFGLLRGREFIMKDAYSFHTDEESLMQTYQDMYDAYGRIFKRVGLNVRPVVADSGAIGGNHTHEFHALSAIGEDTIVYSDESDYAANIEKAEVPYTPSNVEKAPMQPLEKIATPQIKTAKDLATFLDRPLDQITKSMIFKVEGEFVLILVRGHHEINDVKLKDFFKTDQVELANDNDIRNLLGASPGSLGPITDKEIKVYADHYVQDLSNLVVGANEDDHHYINANIGRDFEVEAYGDFRFILEGEPLSGGAGIAKFAEGIEVGQVFVLGNKYSEAMNATVLNNQGREQTLTMGCYGIGVSRTLSAIIEQHHDENGIIWPKAVTPYDIHVISVNPKKEDQRELADQIYNQFNDDYKVLYDDRQERAGVKFNDADLIGLPLRIVVGKNASDGIVEVKRRDNGEKEDVHVDDLASYISKLYEQIQ; encoded by the coding sequence ATGAAGCAATCAAAAGTATTTATACCCACTTTAAGAGAAGTTCCTGCTGAAGCTGAGGCAGTCAGTCATCAGTTATTATTAAAAGCAGGCTTAATTAAACAAAACGCAGCAGGTATTTACAGTTATTTACCGCTTGCAACACGTGTGTTACAAAATATCTCTGAAATTATTAGAGAAGAAATGGAACGTATTGATGCAGTTGAAGTGGTTATGCCAGTTTTACAGCAATCAGAACTTTGGAAAGAGTCAGGACGTTGGGAAGCTTATGGTCCTGAACTCATGCGTTTACACGATCGTAATGAAAGAGAATTCGCACTAGGGCCCACCCATGAAGAAGTCATCACTTCACTAGTGAGGGATGAATTACGTTCATATAAGCAATTGCCTTTAACATTGTTCCAAATTCAAACAAAATTCCGTGATGAGAAACGCCCACGTTTTGGTTTATTACGTGGACGTGAATTCATTATGAAAGATGCTTATTCATTTCATACTGATGAAGAATCACTAATGCAAACGTATCAAGATATGTACGATGCATACGGACGTATTTTTAAACGTGTCGGCTTAAATGTACGTCCTGTTGTTGCAGATTCAGGAGCTATTGGTGGGAATCATACGCATGAATTCCATGCGTTAAGTGCCATCGGTGAAGATACAATTGTATACAGTGATGAAAGTGATTACGCTGCAAATATTGAAAAAGCAGAAGTCCCTTACACGCCATCAAATGTGGAAAAAGCACCCATGCAACCACTTGAAAAAATAGCAACACCTCAAATAAAAACGGCTAAAGACTTAGCGACATTTTTAGACCGTCCTCTAGATCAAATTACAAAATCCATGATTTTTAAAGTTGAGGGTGAATTTGTACTTATTCTTGTTCGTGGCCATCATGAAATTAATGATGTGAAGTTAAAAGACTTCTTTAAGACAGACCAAGTCGAATTAGCCAACGATAATGACATTCGCAATTTACTCGGTGCATCACCAGGCTCATTAGGTCCTATTACTGATAAAGAGATTAAAGTGTATGCAGATCACTATGTCCAAGATTTATCTAATCTCGTTGTAGGGGCCAATGAAGACGACCATCACTATATTAATGCTAATATTGGCCGTGATTTTGAAGTGGAAGCCTATGGGGACTTTAGATTTATTTTAGAGGGTGAGCCTTTAAGTGGAGGCGCAGGCATTGCGAAATTTGCTGAAGGTATTGAAGTCGGCCAAGTATTTGTGTTAGGAAATAAATATTCTGAAGCCATGAACGCTACGGTACTCAACAATCAAGGTCGCGAACAAACATTGACGATGGGTTGTTATGGTATTGGTGTCTCTCGTACATTGAGTGCGATTATTGAACAACATCATGATGAAAATGGGATTATTTGGCCTAAGGCTGTTACACCATATGATATTCATGTCATCTCGGTGAATCCTAAAAAAGAAGATCAACGTGAACTGGCAGATCAAATTTACAATCAATTTAACGATGATTACAAAGTGCTTTACGATGACCGTCAAGAACGCGCAGGTGTCAAATTCAATGATGCGGATTTAATTGGCTTACCTTTGCGCATTGTCGTGGGTAAAAATGCGAGCGACGGTATCGTCGAAGTCAAACGTCGTGATAATGGTGAAAAAGAAGATGTACACGTAGATGATTTAGCGAGTTACATCTCAAAATTATACGAACAAATTCAATAA
- the rseP gene encoding RIP metalloprotease RseP — MFITIIAFICVFGLLVSVHEYGHMLFAKRAGIMCPEFAIGMGPKILSFRKNETLYTIRLLPVGGYVRMAGDGMDEAPVEPGMHVKVKLNDQDEITHIILDDQHKFQRMEAMEVKKVDFNKELYLEGIMAYDQVRHHYPIAKKAFFVQNGSLIQIAPRERQFAYKKPYQKFLTLFAGPLFNFILAAVLLVGLAYWQGAPTNKVDQVAPNTPAAQLGLKKGDVITEINGHSTDNLRDIKKEMKATSGEKTTLKYERDGKVHSETFSPKKLTQNLTKTKKVTEYQLGFVPTKEISPIEPLIFGLTQTVEFGKLIFTAVVAMIGSIFTGHFSFDMLNGPVGIYKNVDTVVKTGLITLINFTAVLSVNLGIMNLLPIPALDGGRILFVLYEAIFRKPANKKAETAIVAVGAIFVVIIMVLVTWNDIQRYFL, encoded by the coding sequence GTGTTTATAACCATTATTGCATTTATTTGTGTTTTTGGGTTACTTGTATCAGTGCATGAATATGGTCATATGTTGTTTGCAAAACGTGCGGGGATCATGTGCCCAGAATTTGCAATCGGGATGGGGCCAAAAATTTTAAGTTTTCGTAAAAACGAAACACTCTATACGATTCGTCTTTTGCCAGTCGGAGGTTATGTCCGAATGGCTGGCGATGGCATGGATGAAGCTCCAGTTGAACCAGGGATGCATGTCAAAGTGAAATTAAATGATCAAGATGAAATTACGCATATTATTTTAGATGATCAACATAAATTTCAACGTATGGAAGCGATGGAAGTTAAAAAAGTTGATTTTAACAAGGAACTGTATTTGGAAGGTATTATGGCTTATGATCAAGTACGCCACCATTATCCTATCGCTAAAAAAGCATTTTTTGTACAAAATGGAAGTTTAATCCAAATTGCACCAAGAGAACGTCAATTTGCCTATAAAAAACCTTATCAGAAATTTTTAACATTATTTGCTGGACCACTATTCAACTTTATTTTAGCGGCTGTTTTACTCGTAGGTCTCGCTTATTGGCAAGGGGCACCGACCAACAAAGTCGACCAAGTGGCACCTAATACGCCTGCTGCCCAGTTAGGACTTAAAAAGGGAGATGTCATAACTGAAATCAATGGGCACTCCACAGATAATCTACGAGATATTAAAAAAGAAATGAAAGCGACGAGTGGCGAAAAGACAACACTAAAATATGAACGTGACGGTAAAGTGCATTCAGAAACGTTTTCGCCTAAAAAACTCACGCAAAATTTAACTAAAACGAAAAAAGTGACAGAATATCAGTTAGGATTTGTACCTACCAAAGAAATATCTCCAATTGAGCCCTTAATCTTTGGATTAACTCAAACAGTAGAATTTGGAAAATTGATTTTCACGGCTGTTGTCGCCATGATTGGCAGTATTTTTACCGGACATTTTAGCTTTGATATGTTGAATGGGCCGGTGGGTATTTACAAAAATGTAGATACGGTCGTTAAAACAGGATTAATTACGTTAATCAACTTTACAGCAGTACTCAGTGTCAACCTTGGAATTATGAACTTATTACCAATCCCTGCCCTTGATGGTGGACGTATTTTATTCGTTTTATACGAAGCCATTTTTAGAAAGCCAGCGAACAAAAAAGCAGAAACTGCAATTGTCGCAGTTGGGGCCATCTTCGTTGTCATTATTATGGTTCTCGTCACATGGAACGACATTCAACGTTATTTCTTATAA
- a CDS encoding 1-deoxy-D-xylulose-5-phosphate reductoisomerase yields MKNIAILGASGSIGTQAIDVIERHPNEFKLVAFTVGKNIEYAKKVLKTHQPDIIAVQNSEDVTYFSEYNIKVVSGREGLIEVATYEKNDIVLNSLLGSVGLEPTMRAIEKGKDIALANKETLVVAGELVMTHARKYNVNILPVDSEHAAIFQCLNGEDEKQIKKVTITASGGSFRDLSRDALENVSVEDALNHPNWSMGHKITIDSATMMNKGFEVIEAKWLFDLEIEQIETILHKESIIHSMVEFVDTSVMAQLGTPDMRMPIQYAFTYPHRLKHEAPSLNLAEVAQLHFKAMDFDRYRCLQYAYDAIRIGGTMPVVLNAVNEVAVAKFLNREIGFLDIERLIKKEMDQHEVIHNPSLEQILALDAHYKSKEYEV; encoded by the coding sequence ATGAAAAATATTGCAATATTAGGCGCTTCTGGCTCGATTGGTACACAGGCGATTGATGTCATCGAACGTCATCCTAATGAATTTAAACTTGTTGCCTTTACAGTAGGTAAAAATATTGAGTACGCAAAAAAAGTATTAAAGACCCATCAACCAGACATCATTGCCGTACAAAATTCTGAAGATGTGACGTATTTTTCCGAGTATAATATTAAAGTTGTTTCCGGAAGGGAAGGGCTAATTGAAGTTGCTACTTATGAAAAAAATGATATTGTACTCAATTCATTATTAGGTAGTGTGGGATTAGAACCGACGATGCGTGCGATTGAGAAAGGCAAAGACATTGCCCTTGCGAATAAAGAGACACTTGTCGTCGCTGGAGAGCTTGTCATGACTCATGCGCGCAAATACAATGTGAATATTTTGCCGGTAGATTCAGAGCATGCGGCCATTTTCCAATGTTTAAATGGTGAAGATGAAAAGCAAATTAAAAAAGTGACAATAACTGCAAGTGGGGGTTCTTTCCGAGATTTATCACGTGATGCGTTAGAAAATGTGTCCGTTGAAGATGCGCTCAATCATCCGAACTGGTCTATGGGCCATAAAATTACCATTGATTCAGCAACAATGATGAATAAAGGTTTCGAAGTCATTGAGGCAAAATGGTTGTTTGATTTAGAAATTGAGCAAATTGAGACCATTTTACATAAAGAAAGTATTATTCATTCAATGGTTGAATTTGTTGATACAAGCGTAATGGCGCAGTTGGGTACACCGGACATGCGCATGCCGATTCAATATGCATTTACGTATCCTCATCGACTAAAACACGAGGCACCTTCGTTAAATTTAGCGGAAGTTGCACAGTTACATTTTAAAGCAATGGATTTTGATCGTTATCGTTGTCTTCAATATGCGTATGACGCTATCCGTATCGGTGGTACGATGCCGGTAGTATTGAATGCTGTGAATGAAGTCGCTGTTGCTAAATTTTTAAATCGTGAAATTGGATTTTTAGACATAGAACGATTAATTAAAAAAGAGATGGATCAACATGAAGTGATTCACAATCCGTCACTTGAGCAAATTTTAGCGCTAGATGCGCATTATAAATCTAAAGAATACGAGGTGTAG
- a CDS encoding isoprenyl transferase, whose amino-acid sequence MFKKFKNKEEQSSQIDTIDLHNIPEHIAIIMDGNGRWAKQRKMPRIKGHYQGMQTIKTITRAANDLNVKYLTLYAFSTENWSRPEEEVNYIMGLPVNFLNTFLPELIEKNVKVETIGFIDQLPQKTIQAIEEAKQKTAQNTGLTLIFAINYGGRAEIISGMKALFQEMRTADEAAIEAIDETQFQKYLMTSHYPDPELLIRTSGEQRISNFLIWQLSYSEFIFNSKMWPDFDAQELIECIKTYQSRQRRFGGL is encoded by the coding sequence ATGTTTAAGAAATTTAAAAACAAAGAAGAACAATCATCTCAAATCGATACTATAGATTTACATAATATACCAGAACATATTGCCATTATTATGGATGGTAATGGACGTTGGGCGAAACAACGTAAAATGCCTAGAATTAAAGGACATTATCAAGGAATGCAAACTATTAAAACGATCACACGTGCAGCAAATGATTTAAACGTTAAATATTTAACGCTTTACGCATTTTCAACAGAGAATTGGTCACGTCCTGAAGAAGAAGTTAACTATATCATGGGGTTACCCGTTAATTTTTTAAATACATTTTTACCGGAACTTATTGAAAAAAATGTAAAAGTTGAGACCATCGGTTTTATCGACCAGTTGCCCCAAAAAACAATTCAAGCGATTGAAGAGGCCAAACAAAAAACTGCACAAAACACAGGATTAACACTGATCTTCGCCATCAATTATGGTGGACGCGCTGAAATTATTTCTGGAATGAAGGCATTATTTCAAGAGATGAGAACTGCTGACGAGGCTGCAATTGAAGCCATTGATGAAACACAATTTCAAAAATATTTAATGACAAGTCATTACCCTGATCCTGAATTACTTATTCGCACATCAGGTGAACAACGTATTAGTAATTTCTTAATTTGGCAATTATCATACAGTGAATTTATTTTTAATTCAAAAATGTGGCCAGATTTTGATGCGCAAGAATTGATAGAATGTATTAAAACATATCAATCTCGACAAAGACGTTTTGGGGGATTGTAG
- a CDS encoding phosphatidate cytidylyltransferase, which translates to MKVRTITTIVALIVFLPILLIGGTTWMLFTSILALIALKELLNMNRIQLLSIPGFISALALVLILLPQDITWVPVLQQKSLIALSFILLSYTVMSKNRFSFMDSAFCLMSVAYVGIGFMYFYETREAGLHYILFGLLIVWLTDTGAYLFGRSFGKHKLWPVISPNKTVEGFIGGLLCSLLVPLAFMFFVPFDYSMIWVLVMTVVLSAFGQLGDLVESGFKRHFGVKDSGRLLPGHGGILDRFDSFMFVLPLMYLFLIQM; encoded by the coding sequence ATGAAGGTTAGAACGATTACAACGATTGTTGCGTTAATCGTATTTCTCCCTATTTTACTTATTGGGGGAACAACGTGGATGCTGTTTACATCCATTCTTGCTTTAATTGCACTAAAAGAATTGTTGAATATGAACCGTATACAGTTGCTTTCGATTCCGGGATTCATCAGTGCTCTTGCTTTAGTGCTGATTTTGTTGCCACAAGATATCACTTGGGTCCCCGTATTACAACAAAAATCGTTAATTGCTTTAAGTTTTATTTTATTAAGTTATACAGTGATGTCTAAAAATAGATTTAGTTTTATGGATTCCGCATTTTGCCTCATGTCTGTCGCCTATGTAGGGATTGGTTTTATGTATTTTTATGAAACACGAGAAGCTGGACTCCATTATATTTTATTTGGTTTGTTGATTGTTTGGTTAACGGATACAGGGGCTTACCTTTTTGGACGTTCATTTGGTAAACACAAATTATGGCCTGTCATTAGCCCTAATAAAACGGTGGAAGGTTTTATTGGTGGATTATTGTGTAGCTTACTAGTGCCATTAGCATTTATGTTTTTCGTGCCTTTTGACTATAGTATGATTTGGGTACTTGTAATGACGGTCGTCTTAAGTGCATTCGGTCAGCTCGGTGACCTCGTTGAATCAGGTTTTAAACGTCACTTTGGCGTAAAAGATTCTGGTCGCTTATTACCAGGACACGGCGGGATTTTAGACCGATTTGATAGTTTTATGTTCGTGTTACCATTAATGTATCTTTTCTTAATTCAAATGTAA